The proteins below are encoded in one region of Effusibacillus lacus:
- a CDS encoding SDR family NAD(P)-dependent oxidoreductase has product MNLKERVVLITGASSGIGWETALAFAARGARLAIAARSESKLEELAGRISKEGGECLAVPVDVTDSESVKSMTRKVLEHYGRVDVLVNNAGFGVFAPVLEADMSDMKEMMEVNYFGLVRCIQAVVPHMLRQKMGHVVNVASMAGFVAAPTHGGYSATKFAVIGLSEALREEIRDHGIKVTTVNPGPIDTPFFEKADLNSIPKIAQRFMRKPDEVARAIVRAVEEEIPEIMVPGSMAPLLKFKALMPTLFARGTGRFYRKK; this is encoded by the coding sequence ATGAATCTGAAGGAGAGGGTTGTGTTGATCACCGGAGCGTCCAGTGGAATCGGCTGGGAAACCGCGTTGGCGTTTGCGGCGCGTGGAGCAAGACTGGCCATAGCGGCCCGCTCCGAATCCAAACTTGAAGAGTTAGCCGGCAGAATTTCCAAGGAAGGCGGGGAGTGCCTTGCGGTTCCGGTGGACGTTACCGATTCCGAGTCTGTAAAGAGTATGACAAGGAAAGTGCTTGAGCACTACGGGCGTGTCGATGTACTTGTCAACAACGCGGGATTTGGCGTATTTGCCCCTGTTTTGGAAGCGGATATGAGCGACATGAAAGAAATGATGGAGGTCAATTATTTTGGTCTGGTCAGATGCATCCAAGCGGTGGTACCGCACATGCTTCGGCAAAAAATGGGCCATGTGGTGAATGTGGCCTCCATGGCGGGGTTTGTGGCAGCGCCAACTCACGGCGGATATTCGGCGACAAAGTTTGCGGTCATCGGGCTGTCGGAAGCACTTCGGGAAGAAATTCGCGATCATGGAATAAAAGTAACGACCGTCAATCCAGGCCCAATAGACACTCCTTTCTTTGAGAAAGCGGATCTGAACAGCATACCGAAAATAGCTCAACGTTTCATGCGCAAACCGGATGAAGTGGCAAGGGCTATTGTCAGGGCGGTAGAAGAGGAGATACCGGAAATCATGGTGCCGGGCAGCATGGCTCCGCTTTTGAAGTTCAAAGCGTTGATGCCCACTCTGTTTGCAAGAGGAACGGGCCGTTTTTACCGCAAAAAATAA
- a CDS encoding cold shock domain-containing protein has translation MQGKVKWFNAEKGYGFIEREDGGDVFVHFSAIQADGFKTLEEGQLVSFDIVEGNRGPQAANVVKL, from the coding sequence ATGCAAGGAAAAGTAAAATGGTTCAATGCGGAAAAAGGTTACGGTTTTATCGAGCGCGAAGACGGAGGCGACGTATTCGTCCATTTTTCTGCAATCCAGGCTGACGGATTCAAGACCCTTGAAGAAGGACAACTCGTCTCCTTTGACATTGTGGAAGGTAACCGTGGTCCGCAAGCTGCAAACGTTGTTAAACTGTAA
- a CDS encoding YkoP family protein: MNRLLLSAWKTGDVLYRKCRKFDFDDSKGDNIFRIIVNNYHGPDLQVRGTWLRNGDRIGELHLYNYRLQKILANATFETQLGLVALREVRKSFPSLIDFMNLSPKGQSIQALVGITVLHKGAASLGFDVFDLDESWYKHFKAFYMRWMMRVCHPYGSERFNSRGESLIPKRVVMMRDSFLSKYGHKAICVTN; the protein is encoded by the coding sequence ATGAACAGACTGCTCCTGTCCGCATGGAAAACGGGAGACGTACTATACCGCAAATGCCGCAAGTTCGATTTTGACGATTCTAAAGGGGACAATATTTTTCGGATAATAGTTAACAATTACCACGGACCCGATCTGCAGGTCAGGGGAACATGGTTGCGAAACGGTGACCGGATAGGTGAACTTCATTTATACAATTATCGATTGCAAAAGATTCTGGCGAATGCAACCTTTGAAACTCAGTTGGGCCTTGTGGCGCTTCGGGAGGTGCGAAAGTCCTTCCCGTCACTTATCGATTTTATGAATTTGAGTCCGAAGGGTCAATCGATTCAGGCGCTGGTAGGAATTACTGTCCTTCACAAGGGAGCGGCCTCTCTGGGATTTGATGTATTTGATCTTGATGAATCATGGTATAAGCATTTTAAGGCCTTTTACATGAGATGGATGATGAGGGTGTGCCATCCTTACGGAAGCGAAAGATTTAACAGTAGGGGAGAGTCGCTGATTCCCAAAAGGGTTGTCATGATGCGGGACTCATTTTTGTCGAAGTACGGACATAAAGCCATCTGCGTAACGAATTAA
- a CDS encoding transglycosylase domain-containing protein, producing MGKKIIRSIILAMIVSGTIVLGVGCAVVLPPLDPSKLEVPDSATQIYSVGNTKQPAIVIKLDKGEGVPYKDLKPYVKQAIIATEDRHFYDHNGISYRGIARALYRDILAGGKVEGGSTITQQLAKNALLNAVNDRTITRKIKEIALAAQIERQYTKDDILEMYMNKVNFHPSVIGIEAASKIYFGKSAKDLELHEAAFLAGLPQAPSYYYNNLEKAKERQKIVLQNMVKEEYISQAQADEAVNKPLDIKKADLTSFKYPHYVEYVLEEAESKHGIPREQLLRGGLQIYTYLDVKAQAAAESQFNDPKNFPADAADKTKVQGAMVIVDPKTGGIKALVGGRDTNSFMNLNRAFQIKRQPGSSIKPLMSYGPAIDLDSRKFGPNTMINDKKGSTYGDPPYAFTPNDWDGHTLYPREKVTMLEALRQSWNIPAVDVLNQIGVSTGKKFAEKAGLTFDKGDNNLALALGAMTTGVSPLQMADAYQAFSNKGVRIEAHAIQKIVTASGTILAQEKPARVQVMKESTANTMTSLLKVVVDRGTGTGAQMNRPVAGKTGTTEYKKEIPGSNRDTWFVGYTPEWVAAVWMGFDNTDDKHYLQDRPGAYVSAYPAKMFSKVMTPALQGVPVTGFPVGAAVEEKKEEKQTIQLTGEWTGKTVMLRWTPLKEEAVYAVFRVENVEKPEGGLPLILTKETTFVDTDAEPGKTYYYAISAVDPANNSKQLGESNKLQVKTGDDKQKPGDREKPGDKNKPQDPSKPPEPGTGGSGTGGGQGAGGGTGGTPGTTPNTPGGSQNGGSGTSGGAGGTGNGGSAGGTSAGTGDQGGTVPGGIPVPVPSQ from the coding sequence ATGGGGAAAAAGATAATTCGCAGCATTATTCTCGCAATGATTGTGTCAGGGACCATAGTGCTCGGCGTAGGATGTGCGGTTGTTCTGCCTCCGCTTGATCCGTCAAAGCTGGAGGTGCCCGACAGTGCGACGCAAATATACAGTGTTGGAAACACGAAACAACCTGCAATTGTAATCAAGCTCGACAAAGGGGAAGGCGTTCCTTACAAAGATCTGAAGCCCTATGTCAAGCAAGCGATTATCGCAACGGAGGACCGGCACTTCTATGACCATAACGGGATCAGTTACAGGGGAATTGCCAGGGCTCTCTACAGAGACATTCTTGCAGGGGGCAAAGTGGAGGGCGGCAGCACGATCACTCAGCAGTTGGCCAAGAACGCCCTGCTGAACGCTGTCAATGACCGGACGATCACCCGCAAAATCAAGGAAATCGCTCTTGCCGCACAGATTGAACGGCAATATACAAAAGACGACATTCTCGAAATGTACATGAACAAGGTGAATTTCCACCCGTCAGTCATTGGGATTGAAGCGGCATCCAAGATTTATTTCGGGAAGTCAGCCAAAGATTTGGAGTTGCACGAAGCCGCTTTCCTGGCAGGTTTGCCGCAGGCTCCTTCTTACTACTACAACAATTTGGAGAAGGCCAAAGAGCGCCAGAAGATTGTGTTGCAGAACATGGTCAAGGAAGAATACATCTCGCAGGCACAAGCGGATGAGGCGGTCAATAAGCCCTTGGACATCAAGAAAGCAGATCTAACCAGTTTCAAGTATCCCCACTATGTGGAATATGTGTTGGAAGAAGCGGAAAGCAAGCATGGCATTCCAAGGGAACAGTTATTGCGCGGGGGGCTGCAGATTTACACTTATCTGGATGTGAAAGCCCAAGCCGCAGCAGAGTCACAATTTAACGACCCGAAGAATTTCCCTGCCGATGCGGCAGACAAGACCAAGGTCCAGGGGGCGATGGTGATTGTCGACCCCAAAACCGGCGGCATCAAAGCGCTGGTCGGAGGACGGGATACGAATTCGTTCATGAACCTGAACCGCGCTTTCCAGATCAAGCGCCAACCGGGTTCATCCATTAAACCTTTGATGTCCTATGGACCTGCCATTGACTTGGACAGTAGGAAATTTGGACCTAATACCATGATCAATGACAAGAAGGGGTCAACTTATGGAGATCCGCCCTATGCCTTTACGCCCAACGACTGGGACGGTCACACCCTATATCCGCGGGAAAAAGTCACGATGCTTGAAGCGCTTCGCCAGTCCTGGAACATTCCGGCGGTTGATGTATTAAACCAGATCGGTGTATCCACGGGCAAGAAGTTTGCCGAGAAAGCGGGGTTGACCTTTGACAAGGGAGACAACAACCTGGCCCTGGCTTTGGGGGCCATGACCACGGGTGTCTCCCCTCTCCAAATGGCGGACGCCTACCAGGCATTCAGCAACAAAGGGGTTCGAATTGAAGCGCATGCGATTCAGAAAATCGTGACCGCTTCCGGCACGATCCTGGCCCAGGAGAAACCGGCCCGTGTCCAGGTGATGAAAGAGTCTACGGCAAATACCATGACTTCGCTTCTGAAAGTTGTGGTCGACAGAGGAACCGGAACGGGCGCCCAAATGAATCGTCCCGTTGCAGGCAAGACGGGGACTACCGAGTACAAGAAAGAAATTCCAGGCTCCAACCGGGATACCTGGTTTGTCGGGTATACACCGGAGTGGGTGGCGGCTGTCTGGATGGGATTTGACAATACCGATGACAAACATTACCTGCAGGATCGACCGGGAGCCTATGTCAGCGCATATCCGGCAAAAATGTTCAGCAAAGTGATGACGCCTGCACTGCAGGGTGTTCCCGTAACGGGGTTCCCGGTAGGCGCAGCTGTTGAAGAGAAGAAAGAAGAGAAGCAGACGATCCAATTGACTGGGGAATGGACGGGCAAAACCGTTATGCTGAGATGGACTCCGCTGAAAGAAGAGGCTGTCTATGCGGTATTCAGGGTTGAGAACGTCGAGAAACCGGAAGGCGGTTTGCCGTTGATCCTGACCAAAGAAACCACATTTGTGGATACTGACGCAGAACCGGGCAAAACCTATTATTACGCCATCAGTGCGGTGGACCCCGCCAATAACAGCAAACAATTGGGGGAATCGAACAAACTGCAGGTTAAAACGGGAGACGACAAACAGAAGCCGGGTGACAGGGAAAAACCGGGTGACAAAAACAAACCGCAGGATCCGTCAAAACCTCCTGAACCAGGAACAGGTGGTTCAGGAACCGGCGGCGGACAAGGCGCGGGAGGCGGCACCGGAGGTACTCCGGGCACAACGCCCAACACTCCCGGCGGATCTCAGAACGGTGGAAGCGGAACTTCAGGGGGGGCAGGGGGAACTGGAAACGGAGGATCTGCAGGTGGAACTTCAGCAGGTACCGGGGACCAGGGAGGAACCGTACCTGGAGGTATCCCTGTGCCCGTTCCCAGTCAGTAA
- the folE gene encoding GTP cyclohydrolase I FolE, whose protein sequence is MSFDREKLEEAVRMILVAIGEDPDREGLLDTPKRVARMYEEVFSGLHKNPEDELSAIFNELHEEVVLVRDIPFYSMCEHHLVPFFGKAHVAYLPKNGRVTGLSKLARLVETVARRPQLQERITSTVADTLINQLDAHGVIVMIEAEHMCMSMRGVNKPGSRTITTAVRGIYQKDKDAREEVFSLIRQCQ, encoded by the coding sequence ATGTCATTTGATCGCGAAAAGTTGGAAGAGGCCGTTCGCATGATCCTCGTTGCGATAGGGGAAGACCCCGACCGGGAGGGCTTGCTCGACACTCCCAAACGGGTGGCCCGCATGTATGAAGAAGTTTTTTCCGGTTTGCACAAAAACCCCGAAGATGAACTGAGCGCTATCTTCAATGAACTGCATGAGGAAGTGGTGCTGGTTCGTGATATTCCTTTCTATTCCATGTGTGAACATCATCTGGTCCCGTTTTTTGGGAAGGCCCATGTAGCTTACCTTCCAAAGAACGGACGTGTCACCGGATTAAGCAAGTTGGCCCGGCTGGTGGAAACCGTTGCCAGACGCCCCCAGCTTCAGGAAAGAATCACATCAACGGTAGCCGATACCCTGATCAACCAATTGGATGCGCATGGCGTTATTGTCATGATAGAGGCGGAACACATGTGCATGTCGATGCGGGGGGTAAACAAGCCCGGCAGCCGGACGATAACAACCGCTGTCAGAGGGATTTACCAAAAGGATAAGGATGCCCGGGAAGAAGTGTTTTCTTTGATCCGTCAATGCCAATGA
- a CDS encoding metallophosphoesterase — MRIFALGDPHLSFAANKPMDIFGSKWIDHPAKIKEEWTQTVTRDDWVLIPGDISWAMQLEEAKPDLEFLGALPGKKIMIRGNHDYWWSTISKVRRLLPPDMYAIQNDSIRIGDIAICGTRGWDCPGGYNFSEHDRQVYEREVSRLELSLKNADPQTKERWVMLHYPPTNEKHQESGFIEIMKQYDVSVCIYGHLHGEGHRNALLNERFGIRFQLVACDYLNFRPLLLR; from the coding sequence TTGCGTATTTTTGCTCTTGGGGATCCGCATCTGTCATTTGCAGCAAACAAACCGATGGATATATTCGGCAGCAAATGGATAGATCACCCCGCCAAGATAAAAGAAGAATGGACACAGACGGTCACCCGGGATGACTGGGTGCTGATTCCTGGCGATATCTCATGGGCCATGCAACTGGAAGAAGCAAAACCGGATCTGGAATTTTTGGGAGCCCTGCCCGGCAAGAAAATCATGATTCGAGGGAACCACGATTATTGGTGGTCTACGATTTCCAAGGTCCGCCGTTTGCTGCCGCCGGACATGTACGCCATCCAGAATGACTCCATTCGGATCGGGGACATCGCAATTTGTGGAACCAGAGGATGGGACTGTCCCGGAGGATACAACTTCAGTGAGCATGACAGGCAAGTTTATGAAAGGGAAGTTTCACGGTTGGAACTGTCACTAAAAAATGCCGACCCGCAGACAAAGGAACGTTGGGTCATGCTGCACTATCCGCCTACGAACGAAAAACATCAGGAGTCAGGGTTTATTGAAATTATGAAGCAGTACGATGTTTCTGTCTGCATCTACGGCCACCTGCACGGGGAGGGCCACCGCAACGCATTGTTGAATGAACGTTTCGGCATTCGATTTCAGTTGGTTGCCTGCGATTATCTGAATTTCAGACCGCTATTGCTCCGGTGA
- a CDS encoding SprT family protein, protein MTEHELQELVESISIAYFGRPFLHQARFNPRLRTTGGRYMLQSHDIEINPLPLQVHGTEEVVGIIKHELCHYHLHLEGKGYRHADADFKNLLLKVGGNRYCKHTGVRNTVKTRYLYECLACGMKYERKRSINTRKYCCGTCRGRLKLIADKRLP, encoded by the coding sequence ATGACGGAACATGAACTGCAGGAATTGGTGGAATCGATTTCGATTGCATATTTTGGCAGACCGTTTTTGCATCAAGCACGGTTTAACCCCCGTTTGCGTACAACGGGCGGACGGTACATGCTGCAATCCCATGATATTGAAATCAATCCGCTTCCGCTTCAGGTACACGGAACGGAAGAGGTAGTCGGAATCATCAAACACGAACTGTGTCACTATCATCTGCACCTTGAAGGCAAAGGGTACCGGCATGCAGATGCGGATTTTAAAAATCTTCTCCTGAAAGTAGGCGGCAACAGGTATTGCAAGCATACCGGCGTACGCAACACTGTCAAAACACGCTACTTATACGAATGTCTGGCATGTGGAATGAAATATGAACGCAAGCGTAGCATCAATACCCGGAAATATTGTTGCGGAACCTGTCGCGGCCGTTTGAAATTGATTGCCGACAAGCGCCTTCCTTAG
- a CDS encoding ATP-dependent helicase — protein sequence MTRREIFFHELATAGIQLNASQRKAVTHTGGPLVVFAGPGSGKTTVLTCRAAYLMQVEKVRPKELLIVTFTKAAAEEMKMRLAGLPGVGTLRAQSCDSGTFHSIFLRILLRVYGNVPKLLEDWEQRQIIRDLLRLEGQEGNEEETVDVLAKIGICKNNLILPDQIQAKKRANVDFKRRYKLYETWKQQNNRWDYDDILLECHRLLSVNADVRREWANKYRHILVDEFQDTNYVQYEILKILSANAELCIVGDDDQSIYRFRGSRVDYLLSFHKQFPSAKKVVLSTNYRSTEPIVHIASSLIDCNKKREQKRLSGTGRQGEPPVLEETADEREEAVSVLKYMEDLLQTGEKPDDIAVLYRTRLQTQALLDEMVKQEVPFCLKDSEGHFYLQWQVRDILAYFKLALNPHDLDSLVQILNRPKRYIQPEVWMSHLNLPDPQNQPPLQRILQMPALESWKRNKLEELAWDLKKIAGMSPREALRFIRKQIGYDRYLREHAESTGQNPENVFESLETLEQSVLTHATLIDFLDHVRKVNEAVKQAKGSGSGIQLMTFHKAKGLEFKTVIVIGLVNGIVPHKKSLQDKNQEEALEEERRLFYVAITRAKERLRLFSPKKYKGEKRARSPFLDEISVTKR from the coding sequence ATGACAAGGCGAGAAATATTCTTTCATGAGCTGGCCACTGCAGGGATTCAACTGAATGCATCGCAACGGAAAGCGGTCACGCATACAGGCGGGCCGCTTGTCGTTTTTGCCGGTCCGGGTAGCGGAAAAACCACTGTCCTTACCTGCCGGGCAGCCTACCTGATGCAAGTGGAGAAAGTACGGCCGAAAGAACTGTTGATCGTGACCTTTACCAAAGCGGCAGCCGAAGAAATGAAAATGCGGTTGGCGGGCTTGCCCGGTGTCGGGACATTGCGGGCGCAGTCTTGTGATTCAGGCACATTTCATTCCATTTTCCTGCGCATTCTGCTGCGGGTATATGGGAATGTACCCAAATTGCTGGAGGATTGGGAGCAACGTCAGATCATCCGTGATCTTCTGCGTCTTGAGGGACAAGAGGGGAATGAAGAAGAAACCGTCGATGTGCTCGCCAAGATCGGGATTTGCAAGAACAACTTGATTCTTCCTGACCAAATTCAGGCGAAGAAGCGGGCAAACGTGGATTTCAAGCGGCGCTACAAGCTCTATGAAACATGGAAACAACAAAACAACCGGTGGGATTACGATGATATATTGCTCGAATGTCATCGCCTATTGTCGGTGAATGCGGACGTTCGCCGGGAGTGGGCAAACAAATACCGGCACATCCTGGTGGATGAATTTCAGGACACCAATTATGTCCAGTATGAAATTTTGAAGATTTTGTCAGCGAATGCAGAACTGTGCATAGTGGGGGACGACGATCAATCGATTTACCGTTTCAGGGGCTCCCGGGTAGATTATTTGCTGTCCTTTCACAAGCAGTTTCCCTCTGCAAAGAAAGTGGTGCTGAGCACCAACTATAGATCAACTGAGCCAATTGTACATATTGCTTCATCGCTTATTGATTGCAACAAAAAGAGGGAGCAAAAGCGGTTGTCGGGCACCGGAAGGCAAGGAGAACCGCCTGTCCTGGAAGAAACAGCAGATGAGAGGGAGGAGGCCGTGTCGGTTCTTAAGTACATGGAAGACCTGTTACAAACAGGAGAGAAACCCGACGATATTGCTGTTTTGTACAGAACCCGCCTTCAAACTCAGGCTTTACTCGATGAAATGGTCAAACAGGAAGTGCCTTTCTGTCTGAAGGATTCGGAGGGACATTTTTATCTTCAATGGCAGGTCCGCGATATCCTGGCCTATTTCAAATTGGCGCTGAATCCCCATGATCTCGATTCACTGGTGCAGATCCTCAATCGGCCCAAGAGGTATATCCAGCCTGAGGTTTGGATGTCTCATTTGAATCTGCCGGATCCCCAGAATCAACCTCCTTTGCAAAGGATCTTGCAGATGCCTGCTTTGGAATCCTGGAAGCGAAATAAGTTGGAAGAACTCGCCTGGGATCTGAAAAAGATAGCCGGAATGAGTCCCCGGGAAGCGTTGCGGTTCATCCGGAAACAAATCGGATACGACCGATATTTGCGTGAGCATGCGGAATCAACCGGACAAAATCCGGAAAACGTGTTTGAATCCCTGGAAACACTTGAACAATCTGTCTTGACTCATGCGACTTTAATAGACTTTTTGGATCATGTCAGGAAAGTGAACGAAGCAGTAAAACAGGCAAAAGGGTCAGGGAGCGGGATCCAGCTGATGACCTTTCACAAAGCAAAAGGATTGGAATTCAAGACAGTCATCGTGATTGGCCTGGTGAACGGTATTGTTCCACACAAGAAATCGCTGCAGGATAAGAATCAGGAAGAGGCCCTGGAAGAAGAACGCCGTTTGTTCTATGTGGCGATCACCCGCGCGAAGGAAAGGTTGCGTCTTTTCTCGCCGAAAAAGTACAAAGGGGAAAAAAGAGCGCGCAGTCCTTTTCTTGACGAAATCAGCGTAACCAAGAGATAG
- a CDS encoding substrate-binding domain-containing protein yields MSITIYDVAKAAGVSMATVSRVLNGTAVVKEETKKKVLDAIQMLGYRPNAVARGLASKKTKTIGIIVPDVSAPFVAEMVRGMEDIATMYQYQIILSNSDGQPEREIDLIGTMWEKQVDGMLFMGNHLTGDLLKTFEQAQIPVVLCATVDPEGRIPSVNINNEQAAYDATRFLIEKGCKHIVLLSGATDHPVVGKPRQKGYRKALKQEGYQAHIVECPTLRYEDGLETLKGILRDNQIPDGIVAVSDELGVAAIHACLDAGLSVPGQVKAIAFDNTRLASMVRPELTTISQPIYDMGAVAMRFMTKLIHDEPVEEFSFLLPHDLTVRSST; encoded by the coding sequence GTGAGCATAACGATATATGATGTGGCGAAAGCTGCAGGTGTTTCCATGGCTACCGTTTCACGGGTTCTGAACGGGACTGCCGTCGTTAAGGAAGAAACGAAGAAGAAAGTGTTGGATGCCATCCAGATGCTGGGGTACCGCCCAAACGCGGTGGCGAGAGGACTCGCGAGCAAGAAGACCAAAACGATCGGGATCATCGTCCCTGATGTTTCCGCACCGTTTGTAGCCGAAATGGTGCGCGGGATGGAAGATATCGCCACCATGTATCAATACCAGATCATATTGAGTAATTCAGATGGACAACCTGAAAGAGAAATTGATCTGATTGGAACCATGTGGGAAAAGCAAGTGGACGGAATGCTCTTCATGGGGAACCACTTGACCGGCGATCTCCTGAAAACCTTTGAGCAAGCCCAGATTCCCGTTGTGTTATGTGCAACGGTGGATCCCGAGGGCCGTATTCCTTCCGTGAACATCAATAATGAGCAGGCTGCTTACGATGCCACCCGCTTTTTAATCGAAAAAGGGTGTAAACATATCGTGCTGCTAAGCGGTGCCACCGATCACCCTGTAGTGGGCAAGCCCCGGCAGAAGGGATACCGAAAGGCGCTGAAGCAAGAAGGATATCAGGCTCATATTGTTGAGTGCCCAACCCTGCGGTACGAAGACGGCCTGGAAACGCTGAAGGGAATACTTCGGGACAATCAGATTCCTGACGGAATTGTGGCCGTAAGTGACGAACTGGGAGTGGCGGCGATTCACGCATGTTTGGACGCAGGTCTTTCCGTCCCGGGGCAAGTTAAGGCAATTGCTTTTGACAACACAAGATTGGCCAGCATGGTTCGGCCCGAGCTTACAACAATCTCCCAACCGATCTATGACATGGGAGCTGTGGCCATGCGCTTCATGACGAAACTGATTCACGATGAGCCAGTGGAGGAATTTTCTTTCCTCCTGCCCCATGACTTGACTGTAAGGAGTTCCACCTAG
- the pepV gene encoding dipeptidase PepV, whose translation MFQVWIDSNKRTIIETARELLRIPSIGTEPAGHDKPFGKETDQALKFMLDLGTKYGFRVKNADGYAGHVEYGESKDYVAVLTHLDVVPPGNDWTYPPFAAEIHGNKIFARGAIDDKGPAMAAFFGLLAVKESGLPINRRTRLIFGLDEETDWRCMKHYFQVEPLPWGGFTPDADFPLIYAEKGILHFTLRKSRYGQQGMKVEPVEIIGGERPNMVPDVCMATLSVETNYQAEFLSRLEQYCQTENISFDVREIKPGSVLLTIKGQSAHGSTPDRGVNAIRCMGKVLSQFPVADLDLWEFVALSDTEGRFLGIDCSDSFSGALSCNLGMISMDTDSFKLVFDVRYPVDRTGTELVKLVQQTISSLDFLIDVHNDKQPLYVPKESSVVRTLQQVYERITGASGEPLAIGGGTYARAIPNTVAFGPLFPGMKDLAHQRDEFIEIEHLLQLTNIYAHAIYELSK comes from the coding sequence ATGTTTCAAGTCTGGATTGACAGTAACAAACGGACCATTATCGAAACGGCGCGGGAATTGCTTAGAATACCAAGCATTGGCACCGAACCGGCGGGGCACGACAAACCATTTGGTAAAGAAACGGATCAAGCTTTGAAATTCATGTTGGACCTGGGGACAAAGTACGGTTTTCGGGTAAAAAACGCGGATGGGTACGCCGGGCATGTCGAGTATGGGGAATCCAAAGACTATGTGGCGGTTTTGACACATCTCGATGTTGTTCCTCCGGGAAACGACTGGACATATCCACCGTTTGCAGCAGAAATCCACGGCAATAAGATATTTGCCAGGGGAGCCATTGACGATAAGGGTCCTGCCATGGCAGCGTTTTTCGGTCTTCTGGCCGTTAAGGAAAGCGGTCTTCCCATAAACAGAAGAACTCGCCTGATTTTCGGGCTTGATGAAGAAACTGACTGGCGATGCATGAAACACTATTTCCAGGTCGAACCGCTGCCATGGGGCGGGTTTACCCCGGACGCCGATTTTCCGTTAATTTATGCCGAAAAAGGAATTTTGCACTTTACCCTAAGGAAATCCCGATACGGGCAACAAGGCATGAAGGTGGAACCTGTTGAAATAATTGGAGGAGAGAGACCGAATATGGTACCCGATGTTTGCATGGCCACTCTCTCCGTGGAAACGAACTATCAGGCAGAGTTTCTAAGTCGCTTGGAACAGTATTGCCAGACCGAGAACATTTCTTTTGATGTCAGAGAAATAAAGCCAGGCAGCGTTTTGCTGACCATCAAGGGCCAGTCGGCCCACGGAAGCACCCCGGACCGGGGAGTCAACGCCATTCGGTGCATGGGCAAAGTACTCAGTCAATTTCCTGTTGCGGATCTGGACCTCTGGGAGTTTGTCGCATTGTCTGATACAGAGGGCCGGTTCCTGGGAATCGATTGTTCCGATTCCTTTTCGGGGGCCCTGTCCTGCAATTTGGGAATGATAAGCATGGACACAGATTCATTTAAGTTGGTCTTTGACGTTCGATATCCGGTAGACCGTACAGGCACCGAATTGGTAAAATTGGTTCAACAAACCATATCCTCTTTAGATTTTCTGATAGATGTCCATAATGACAAGCAGCCTCTCTATGTACCGAAAGAATCTTCGGTGGTCAGGACTCTTCAACAGGTCTATGAACGGATAACAGGAGCCTCCGGGGAGCCGTTGGCAATAGGCGGTGGAACCTATGCCCGGGCTATTCCCAACACGGTTGCGTTCGGACCGTTGTTTCCAGGAATGAAAGATTTGGCACATCAAAGAGACGAGTTCATAGAGATTGAACACTTGTTGCAACTGACCAATATTTATGCCCATGCAATTTATGAACTGTCCAAGTAA
- a CDS encoding adaptor protein MecA — MVVERLGNNKVRIFISYEDLEERGIDRDEIWQNGRKVQELFWDMMERAYVEVGFEVMGPIAVEAFTMPTEGVVVIVTQVPSIPEEVEKDKEESDTDEHIVMVDPSTAFTFVFDDFENVLAAAKVVHASFDLTTSLYHYRDRYFLFIDEETMDQTETDALWAILHEYGTLSNVTKAVLDEYGKLIVQDTALETLTQYFTN; from the coding sequence ATGGTAGTGGAAAGACTGGGAAACAACAAAGTCAGAATTTTTATCAGCTATGAAGATCTGGAAGAGCGTGGAATCGACCGGGATGAAATATGGCAAAACGGCCGCAAAGTACAGGAATTGTTTTGGGACATGATGGAAAGGGCTTATGTGGAAGTTGGATTTGAGGTGATGGGTCCCATCGCGGTAGAAGCTTTCACCATGCCGACGGAAGGTGTCGTTGTCATTGTTACGCAAGTCCCTTCCATTCCGGAAGAAGTGGAGAAAGACAAAGAGGAATCCGACACGGATGAGCACATTGTCATGGTGGATCCCAGCACGGCGTTCACTTTTGTCTTTGACGATTTCGAAAACGTTCTGGCAGCCGCCAAGGTGGTACACGCATCCTTTGATCTGACGACTTCGTTATATCATTACAGAGACCGTTATTTCCTGTTTATCGATGAAGAAACAATGGACCAAACCGAGACGGATGCACTGTGGGCGATTTTGCATGAGTATGGTACGCTTTCCAATGTGACAAAAGCTGTTCTTGACGAATATGGCAAACTGATTGTGCAGGATACGGCTCTTGAAACACTAACCCAATACTTTACAAATTAG